The Coffea arabica cultivar ET-39 chromosome 6e, Coffea Arabica ET-39 HiFi, whole genome shotgun sequence genome contains the following window.
TGATTTACTTATCTTAAATCAGAATCCCAAAAAACAACCTTATGTATAGGATTTACTACACAAAAATACAGTATTAAATCATTGACGCAGAAATAAGCTTATGGTGGCAGAAGGATCAGGTGTAGTCACGGTTAAATCAACTATGCAGCAGCTAATGGTGCTAGGGCCAAATGCATGTTCCCAGCCATGCTCTCGTCCAATCACTGGTGTCCAGAAGAAGATTATATGCTAAAGACAGATTTGCTAGCTTGGGGATTGAATGTTGATCCTGCATGTAGGATTTGTTTAAGGCagcaaaatcacttgattttttttttcatgtcttTTTGCAGGTGTCAATCGAAAACTATTCAAAAAAAATGCCTGGAATACAGGGTAATAGATTCTTGGGAGTAGGACTTAAAGTGGATGGTTCGATATTGTTCTGGTCCTTCCTTCGTCACTTGTTAGGACTTGGGAGAATGGCTTTTGCTGTCATAGTATACCATATCTTGAGGTGCAAAAATCAACAGCAATGTCAAGGGGTAGACTTGTAGTTCCTTCacctaggggtggcaatcgggtcgAATTCGTGTTGACGGGTCGGATTGAGATCCATGTATaacagaaaatctgttgacccgaacctgACCCGCCAACCGGAAACGGGTCAGGATATCGacacgaacccgaaaatttcgggttggcgggtaggcgggtcgacccgaaatgacccgaaacttaattttaatttattaatttaccactataatttctaataaaatcaatttctcacaaaactaattacataatcaagtaataaaaatttaaataaataattccaaaccaaatctaaaataaattaaacaccgtaaaagtgttttatctcaaaccaaatataaattaaattaaatcagtataaaagtaaaaaataatataatatattatttgtccaaaaataataatttcaacttcacacaagttaaataaattcatttaggattaagtaattaatgcctttgaaaaaaaggaataacttagtttagttagataaaataatttttatatttattaaattatttttaattcgtaaacgggtcatatcgggtcaccTCGAAATCGACCtattttcttttcgggttcatcgggttcaacccgattctgacccaaACCCCTGAAACTTCAActcaaacccattaatttcgtgttaggttcgtgtcgtattttcaggtcgtgtcggaaattgccacccctacctTCACCTTCTCAGGTGATTGACGTGAACATGTATGCAAAGATCTAAGGGGCATCACCATGGGTTGGCATAGATGGTAGATAAtagagctctgttttgagctgAAAGCCCCACTTTCTAATTTGTTAGCATAGTTTTGTTCATGGTTGCCTGATTTGTATTTCCTTATTTTCATTTGTATATTGCTAAGGTGTAATTCTTCTCTTGTGTACACTTACTTGAGTATCAATATCAAAAGATACTATAAAGCTTaaaaagaaaacataaaaaagctatttttaatttaatttttgtgtgtgtgtgtatgtatgtatataacaTATTAATATCTATAGATAAAGTTAGTAAAACGTTTACGTAAGGTGATATTAAGCTTGTTATTTGCTTTAGTACTTTTTACTTTATCGAAAATTGTTAGAAAAATACTATTgtcattttttgttttcaaattagTCAATAATTCAATACTTAATCAAAATTATTAAGAAGAGCTAATAtgctttatttttaaatttagaGGAAGAAAATAGGCATTAAATCAAATCTCACTTGTTTTTTAGcaataaaatgataataatagtAAACTATAGATAATTTGAGTAACAAAAGAGCAGCAGTATCATTacattttactttttcttttccggAATTAAGATATGTAAGGTTGGCTAGTGTTCATGGGGAGCAAACTGTATGGTTCAGGGTGATTAAGTATGACTGTCCCCAAAGCTTGGAGGGACAACATGTGATTAAGCCCTAAAGCTTGCTGCCAAATGTTgagatattcttttttttttttccttttttgaagaaatttttaattcaaTGAGTTGTAGGACATTTGTGAtgtacttaattttttttaaccttttcaccTCTCCTTACATCTTTCTCGCCCTCAACTATCAAACACAAGATTTGAATCATAAACCAGTAGCATCGAAGACTCTAAGAGCCTTCCTTTGGTAAAATAAATTAATCTTTTGGCCTTAGGTTTTGAGAATTCCAACGTTAGGATTCACCAGCATTCATTATAACATCTCCTTTCGCCCTTCTCATCCTCAATTGTCTTTTACCTTTCTTCATACATTTCTCACCCTCAATTACTATACACAgaatttgaatcttgaattgGCACTAGAAAATACTTTAAAACCCTCTCCTAATTAGCTAAAGTAAAGTCTTATAGCCTTAGGTTTCAAGAATTCTAACCTTAGGATTCACTAACATTCATCATAACGCAGGATTCAAAGTTGGCCAGTTAACAACTATTCCTGTATTCCAGGAGCATGTCAAGGCACGAAGTAAGACTGGCATAGAGGCCGATTATCACGCTTTCATGGGAACGAAGACTACATATGCAGTCCTATATTCCATTTTGACTGTCgacctatgttttcagaaccggaccgggtATCGACTtggccgaggtcaggggtcagaggtcaatgggttcgaccgggggtcgataggggccaaatcggatgacgtcataaataaaaattatttaaaaattaaaatattatatataaaatatctaataatatattaatattaatattaataaaggtatattcatatatatttgatgtttcaaatatatttaacaagaaaatacaaagaaattagaacaatcaagtagcaaattatgttatttaataaatattaacaagtttagaattaaaattatgaatttaattgaaaaataacatcaaattttaggataatatttataaagtatgaaatatttgaggtctattaataagttttaacaatttagggggccaaaacataatattgaaaagattgagtttttttttaaaaaaatgcccATTGAATcggaaaaaccggttttttcccggtcaaacccggtttttgaccggctttgaccgAGCTTTAAATTTTCGGTTTTTTACCATGACTCGGACCGGACACTTGGCCGGTTCCCCGTTCGATCGGTTCGACCGGCTATtccggtccgagtttcaaaacagaGCTGTCGACGCCTGGTATGTTGTGTGTGTACATGGGAATAGATAAAATTTTAGGTCGATTATGATCAACTATTTGACATGTTTAGTAATTGGTTCAGAACCAACGAAAAAACTTTATATGAACATATAAAGATCTCACTTGATTCTATTTCACATGCCGCATAAATAATTATGGTCATGACCTACCTAAATCTTCTCCAGAAACAGAGTTGTAACCTAATATTACGCAAGTTATACTAGCGATTAACGAACCagtattcttttgtatatttgagtttGCCCCTACACCAAATTCCAAACTACCCTATATATTCTTGGCTTTACAATTTGCTAAAAACAACTTAAGAGTGATGGGAGTTGGGAGATCTTTACAATGGTGAATTCTAGCCCTAAAACATTAACAAGTACGGAACTTGATCCCCTAGTCACAATTCGACGGCCAAGTTAGTAAACATCATAAGAAAGATGAACATTGGAGTGGTGGCAAAGTAGTAGTTCTTATACGTTTCTCTTGAACCTCCATTTCCATCTCTATACAATCCACAAACATATGGTCTTTGTTTAGATTGtattttttgcagaaaaattttaCGAGTTTTCGTGAGAATATTTCTTATCATAtttctcaatcaccttttttaTCACACAAACATCATATCTTAAATAAAATGCTAgtacaatatatttttctacaaaaactcccaaaaaaaattacaatctaaaCAGGCTGTTATGTGAGACTGAGACATGCAAAACATATACATGGAATTCACACTAGTTCACAACATCATGGTACTAGGGCCAAGTCTGGGCCTAAATCTCCCGCTTTTGCGTCGGGCTGAGAATTTCAATCCAAATGTAGCCAGGCCTTTTTCAGGATAAAATCTCGACCCAAATCGGAAAGGGCTGGGCATTATGCTACCCTGGGATGATTGTAATGGGGTTGTGAAACAAAAGGAGAATAATTGTAATGGGCATCTTAAGTTCTAAGTTTGTTTGGATCTGGATTGCAATTATTGTggaattctttattttttttgttttttgagaaTAGTGCcataatacatttttcaattacctCTCCTCCTCACGCAcaaacatttcaaaaaaaaaaaaaaaaatgttacagtgttacttatttcaaaagttctcaaaaattACAATACAAAAGGGCTCTTTtgtggaaaaaaattaaaacattcTTGATACTTTTCCAAAATAATTTATCATCTCACACAAACTAGATCTTAAAAAAAgtgtattattttttaaaaaaatgctaaaTGTAATATAAACAAAAACTAATTAATTTTCAACTAATAAAACATTCAAGGAATGGTTCGATTGGATGGTAAATTAAGAGGTAATTTAAGTAGAAGATTATGAATTCAAATTCCTCTAGTTACAATTTATATACAATGGCATTatacaataataataacaataacaattgTTAATTTAtatacaataataataataataattaaacatTCACTTTCACAAAAAGCCCAAATTTCAATCAACTTTGGGGCCTTGGCGTTTAGATAATGCAAATCAGACACAATCATATGCACGATAAAAAAGCCATTTAGGTGGCTGGCCGACCTACCCATCACGTGAACGGACCCGGATTAAAGGGCGCTGTGGAGCCCAGAGTGGACCCCACAATCCTCTCACAGGACACATCATCATAACAACTCAATCAATCTCATCCATCCAATCACGCCAAACTTCATCTCAGCCGTTGATCTCGCTACCCCACAAACCCTCAAATCAAGGGCAACATGCGTCGATGGGCCCCACCATGAAACCCATCGACTAGTCAGCCAACACCTGCACACGTCTTATCCTTACCCGACTCTGACCGCCTAGGATGAATGTACAACTGGTACTCCACGGAGTACAACTCTCGATGCACatttaataaaaacaataattatTTTTGGTTGTCGATAAAGCTTCTGGAGAGTCAATCAGTGGGCGGGCTTGGTCGACTCCGAACCTGAGGTTTGGTATCCAAACCTTATAGGCTCGGACAGCTCGGCTACAAATATGCCGGTCTCGAGCTGAAAAATCTTCATACGGGGCCCGGTTGGTTTCGTGCTCTCTCGTGGATATTTTGCTCTACTCGGAAGGTACTGACTGCTTTGCAATTTCGCTTTGcaaattcatttttcatttggaatttgaatttcgaatttCAGTTGTTTAGATCTGATCGATGATGAATTTCTGCTATtttttccggatttttttttggatggaaGTGGGGAATGTTCGATGAAGTTGAGTATAGAGTCAACTGATGTCAAGTGTGTTTGAAAATTGCTGATGAACTTAATTGTGGTGAGGTAAATCGGTTTAGATTATCAGATTTGCTGAGATAGGATGAAAATGACGAGTCACTAGGTAGATCGGCGGTTGATGAATTGTTAGGTAACTGATATTGGACTATCAACGGTTTCGATGAATAATTAAGGTTTTCGAAGTATTGGAAGAATATCCGTTGGAAGTTGAAAAGaatagaaattttctttttcttttttttttttttgctttttaatgCGTTTGTGCTTCCAAATAGTAGTTAtggaaatcaaatatattcTTCCTTTCCTGTGAATTTCTGTGTTTAATATTATATGGTAGTTTTAATGGTTATGATGCGTCAAATGAGTGGAAGATTTGTCTCTGGAGAAAAATAAGGGAAATATTTGCAATTTTGTTGTCGATCCTCTTGGGGGTGGtattttagatattttattttgatGTTCTACATGTTTTTGTTCTAGTCTTGTTTATGAGAGAAGGTCTGCAGTTTCCTTTAATTACATGTACTGTATGCAGTGGCTGACTTACTTTTTTAATCTTGTATTTCAGGTTCTTCTATAAGGAAATCAAGAAAGATAATTGCAGATTGAAAGTGGAAAAAATGGCATTAGTGTCCGGAGGAAGGTCAACTCTAAACCCAAATGCGCCTTTGTACATCCCTGCTTGCATGCGCCAAGTGGAGGACTTCTCCCAAGAGTGGTGGAACTTGGTGACTACCTCCACTTGGTTCCGTGACTATTGGCTCAGTCAGAACCATGTTGAGGATTTCTTTGGCAGTGAAGATGATGGGTATGATTATGAAGATACTGATGTTGTTGATCTGCTGCCGGATAATATTGATCTTGGCATGGATGAGGACGACTTGACCATGGAAGCTCAGTTTGAGGAGTTCCTCCGCTCATCTGAAACTGGACAGGGTTACATGTCAGTGTTCTCTGCTGATAAAGGAATGCCTGCAAATGGTACGAATTCTGTCTCTCTTAGTTTTCATCAAAGGATACCTCAAAAATTGCATCTTAATCTATTGCTTGCATCAAGGTTGTGTAATTTGTTCCAGTTAAATGTCTTTTTACAGACATTCATAAATTACCATTTTGAGTTCTGGCGGATAGTTGAGGGTCCTGTTCATTATAGcttgaaattgttagaaataatTGTACTGTTTAGGGCATTTAATAAGTAGAAAAATCAGCTGAAAGTGATAAAATGATGTTAGAGATTGATAATGTAAACTAACAAAATTTCGAGTCTAATTCGGTGAAGCATATATGCATATAGTAGTCATATATTTTCAATTTAAGGTGGCAGGTGGTTTATCTATGGTTCCTCATCTTTCTTGTTTTGTATGACAGGTTTTTCAAGTGACTCTGGGGCACTGATAAAGAATTTCAAGTTGTCAATGGAGAAAGGGAGCAGGTCTCCTGCAGAACAAGCTAAGTTCCTGGAGAAGCCTGCAAAGTTCATTAGCCCAAAATGCAGCCCTCGCCGGATCCAGCAGCCCCGCTGAAATGCTAGATTGTTAGATGCTAGTTGGCCGTTAGTCGGCCAAGAGCCCTTCTGCTTTATGTAACTTTCTGTATAGAGCAAGGTTGCATTTCCTGTATCTTTGCCTTGTTCATATTCTGACATCATTTCCTTAGTGTAACCATAAACAAGCTTccagaaaatgtaaaaaagaGGTTTCCAtcttcaaacaggaaaagtaaaaaaaaaaagagagttatTTTAGTTGAATGTCATTATCTTATTGCAATGGTTGCTCGTTTGGACGTCGATTGCGAGAATTGATTGACACGCCTTGTGCCATCGTGTCTCTTGCCTTTGGGGGTTTTAGTTCTAATGTAATCATGTTACCGAACTGCGCAAGGAAAATGGGTTTTTGCTTTTCCTGATAAATCAGCTGATTGGCGTATGAAACAGCTGATTTGCTTCGGTTCTAATACCACTGATTAGTCTTATATTTTTGTAGGTTTTTTTCATCCTTGTACGTATTTGGCGACCGAACAAGTCGCTTGCTGGGGCCGAAGTAAAATAAAGCTTTGGTCGCCTAATAATGCCAAAATAATTTTGGTGGCCGGCCAGATCGCTGGTTAAAGTAAAACTAGGCTGCTAACATCAGAAGAAGATGCATCCAAGATGACAAAATTGCGAGGACGGCAAGAGAGAATTTTTGCTTGTGTGAGGCCCCGAATTATATATGATTTTGATTCGATAAAATTCCACAAATGCAGAATCGTACGGTGAACTAAACAACTACCACCATCTATACCAAGAATCATCCCatcgtttcgacaaaaaaaaaaaaaaaaaaaaatctataccAAGGATCAGCGAAGgatttactttctttttcatGTGTTGCACGGTTGCATTACATGCTACTTCTGATCATGGACAACTTACGaagtttaaataaaataaacctataATCTCAGGAAATTGCATTAGATTCCTACAAGTAGCAGAGCTTAATTCTATATCTGGTGGGAGCATCATCCTTGAGAGGCACATACAACAATGTCGTTGATTCcaatatgaaagttgtattcCGTACAGTAAGAGCGGAAAGGCTCGTAATCCATGTATCAAAAATCAATTCTGTACGGTAGGCTGCTGAAATACTCGTTTTTACTGGTGACTGCTTTCATTTGTGGAACTACTTAACGCTGGCACGATCAGAAATCTGGTTTTATATTGGTAAGAAATTCAATATCCTCTTCTGCAGATGTCCTGCTATATTGCTCGTATTTGTTCTTCCATCCTCAAGctgaaacaaaaaattttaatcacATGTGATACTAGTTTCTTGATGCTCTTTCCGCACATGGGCTTCTAGTTTAGTCTGATTACCAACTGCATCTGATATAGCCTTTGGTAGCCAAAACCCAGGTCTCTCAAGAAAAGGAGCCCTGTCAAGAACCAAAGGTTCTCGCAAGGTGATCTCAATGCCATCATATGTCCAGAGTGTTAAATTGGCTTCACctttcaaacccaaagaaaaccAACCTAAGCCAGCCACCGCAATATCAATGCTGTTCACGTCCCAGCTTGTTCCAGACACTTTAACTTCTTTCCTGACCCATTTGCCCAATTGAGGAACTCCTACTTCACCAATAGGTGGCTGAAAGAGTAGTAAAAGTGTGTTACACCTAATTCCTTCCTCCAACTCCACTTTTCGGATGAGGAGAGTAAATGTGCTTAACATTGAAAATACTGGCAAGCATTGTAGAACATTTTGAATTTGGCATTTGAGGAAGCAATATCTTTGAAGTAGAACAGAAACCTCTGTAGATATGAGAAAATCAAACAAAGAAGTTGTCTACATTTATTCAACATTGAATAATGTAAAACAGCAAAATATTGCTATTAtagaaagggttttttttttgggggggtggGGAAGTTGCATATAGCTAACGCACATCGGCTGCACTTTTTCAAGCAGAGGAAGGTAGGAAATTAAATATTGGGAATgaattcttttcatttttaactTTCTTGAGAGGTATTATTTACCCATTTCCGTCATCAACTTTAGATTATATGCCATAGTTGTATCATATCTTTCGTTTTTTGAAACAAAGCCTAAAATAATCATAAGTGACACAGATGCTTCTAAGAGAGTCTAAAGAGCATTGGTGTTTATACCCAGTTAAAATTTTCAACATCTGAGGACCTCCATATGCTTAAATTTTGGTGATGAATCTTTTATAGAACATAAATTGGACAACAGTCTAGATTTTGGGTATAACTAAAAAGACCAAATGATTTTCACAACATGTGTATCGTTTAGATACATCATCCTTTTACATTGTTCCACTTCCACTGGACTGGAATAAAGGGTGTTTACAACTTAATTCTAATTCATCTGAGAGGTCTGAGAGGCAATCTAGTAGAATGAACACGGCACATACCCAAGTACCAACATGGATATCTATATATGTTCGTCTTCCCAATAGGCCAATAACCCAAAAGGAGGAATTATACCAAAACTTGATTCAGACtaaatttataatattcatGAGTTCTGTAGTTAAGGAGCCTTCACAGCAACAAATGTGATAAAGATGGTGTATATAAGTTGGTGCATTACCTGTAGCCTGACTCCCCCATGCTTGATCTTGATCTCATCAGCATTTTCCGTCTTTCCTAAATGGAGAGAAACATTTGCAGATGCCCAGACAGTGACATAGATTGTCTCTACAGAAGACTGGATAAGATCTAGTCTTGCTAAGGCACCAACATGTACAGTCTGACCTGCCTGGAATATTAACAAATTCCATTAAAGCCAACAAAAAATTGTTTCTCCAAAGAGAAAACAATCTTGAAAATAAACCGACATCTACGGTCTGGCATTTCCACATAGCAATACTCAAATGTATTTGCATAACAAAGGCAAAATGCTCgctaggggaaaaaaaaagagaaaaaactatCTACAGTTCAAGATAAACAATAATATACACACATGGCGTCTGCCACCAAAAGTTGGAAGAATCAAACTGAAACAACAGAGAAAAGAATTAATCCATGGATGTAACGGAATTATGAACTTATGTATTGCAACTATAACTATTTATATTACTCTCTTCCCCAGCTTGGACTACTAAAGCAACTTTTCTAGCCATCATTCAATTAGAGCCAGTAAGAGAAGATGCTTTATTGGGTGGAAGAACAAAAAGTGAGTTCTTTTGGATCTCATGGACATATAAAACCTCAACATTACTCCATCCTCAAGACCAAATTCTCAGCAACTATCAAACAAAATCAGATTAGATCATGTCAAAGAGGAATAGTGGCAAGACCTCACCTACTGCTTTGTCTTACATTAATCATCAGTTTCCCATTACGTTTTCAATAGAAAAAAGTATTCAATTAATTTAGTGGCCTCAAAAACCCCTATTTATGCCAATGTGCCAGAACTAATCAACTGCATCTAAGTATTGGAATAAGGATGAGGGTTTCTATCCATAACTCTAACATCTAAGAACCTCCTTGACGCGTGTTTGTACTGAAACAGACAGAATTTTTTTATAAGCTTTGGCATGCAAATAAGAGTAATGCCCTGCCTTGATCCTATAGCTTCGAGGTTGAAGCTCCTTCCGTATCTCAACCATTTTTTGCTCCTCCCTGTTTAATCTCATGGACATGAGATATGGATGTAGCAGGCCTGGTGTATCATACATTTTTGCTTTGGCAGATAATATTCCCCCAATCCTCAATATCCCCAGTGTTGTCCCAGGAACAGCAGCTTCAGTAAGCTTTGTAACTTTTACTCCTCCTTTTCTAGCAAATGAATTAATCAATGTCGACTTCCCAGCATTCTGAGCTCCAATTACCCAGACGTTCCCTCTTGGTCCAGCCAACTCCTTAATAAATGCCAGCAAATTCCTCACTCCCAGGTCCTTACGAGCACTAACTAGATAAACCCCACTCAGCTTAGGTGCTCCATTTGCCTTGGCACGGTGACGGACCCATCTATCTAACCTTGCTGGGGAAATCTGCGATGGAAGAAGATCAACCTTCGTAGCCACCAAAACAAGCTTCTTGTTAGACTTGAAACCATCTCTGCTTCCTTCCAGAGCCTTGAACAAAGACTTTGCTGCTCGCTTAGGAAATGAACCATCAAAATCAACACAATCAACCACCATAACCACAACCGTAGCATCAGCAACGCCTGTGGGCTTTATTAACCTGGTAGTTACCAAcctatcaaaatcaaaatccgGTATCAAATTCTCAGCTACTTGATTCTTAACCTGCCCATAATTCCTTAAAGAATGACATCGAGCACATACTGTCACCTCCTCTTTGTCCTTCCGAGCTTCCCTATTCATCCTTTTTCTCTCTGCTTTCGACAACTTTATCTTCTTCCCCTTCTCCACAACCTCTTCCGTAATGTTACCATAACCAACACCAGCTGGACCAAACCCATCCAACTCCTTTAACTCATCATCTTCTTTCTCAAATTCGTTTTCCAACTCTTCCAAATCCCAATCAACCCCATCTGCACCCTGAAATCTTCCTTCAACCCCATCATCACTCCCTTCTAATTGCCCTTCAATGCCATCCTCAAATTCCTCATCCTCCTCgtcaaaatcatcaaattcatCATCCATTAAACCCCCCGAAtcctcctcatcctcatcccctATGACCTCACTAAGTTCCACCttctttttcttataaaaacCAGGAAGATTAGGGTCCTTATCTTGCATGAAAACTCCACAACCAGGGCAAATAGGCTCATAACTCTCATCCTGATCTCTTCCTTCACTCAAAATCAACCTCCCTTCACCTTTCCTATGACCTTTTCCACTATCTTTCTGTGTTTTCTTGATTGTTGTCGATTGACTACACCTAATTTCACAACTACTCCTGCTGCTTTTCTTACTCAGACCTGTAAAGAAATTATTTTTCCAAGTGGGTTTTGGCTAATACGTACAAACTACAGTAATTTAAGCAGAATGTAAAAGAAAGAAGTAGACAAGAAATCACATACCTGTGACAAATCGAGGCCTTGCAAAACCATTTGAACAAATAGAGTTCTTTACATACAATTTAACGTTGAAATTACAAACAGCTGAATATAGAGGTGGTGCATATGGCAAAACTGCTGCCATTTTTGTTCAGTGCTTTGCTTTCTTCTAGCCCAGAAGAGATTTCTTCCGCTAAACCCCTGAGATGCTGGAGTCTGGAcccttttttgctttttctttttccttctgcTTTGTTATTAAAATCTTTTTTAGGCATAGTAATGCGGAACTCgggttccttttttttcccctccgaAAAAATGATTATGCAATCTGCATATCTAATCCGACTGCAATATTTTATTGCCAGGATAATTTGCATAGCCACGGCTGACCAAAGCTTGAAATGATgaataaatggtcaatttcgtCCCCAAATCTTTTCATTAGTATGGATTTAATTCCTAAGTTTTATTTTTAGCCAATTTGATATGTGACTTTATTTTGCAGCTCTAATGTAAGACTTCTGCGACAGCACCACCACCTAAAATCAATCTAAATTGAAATTGATCAATTAAATAGGAGAATTTTGAAAACATCATTAATGAAACagtaataaatcaagtaaatcgcgtaaaaaatcataatattaaatttttaaaaagtttcaCTTAGTAattttttacatgatttaaAAGTTTTACCCGATAATTTTTTACactatttacttttttttattatagttTTTATGAGTGATGTTCTTATAATATCTCTACTTAGTTAGTCAATTAGAATTTAGATTGGTTTTAAATAGTGATGCCATCATAGAGGTCCTTAAATAGATTtgcaaaacaagttcaagtatcaaattagttagaaataaaagtaagggacTAAATCAATGTGAGTAAAAGATTGTACATTTTCTCTCAAATGATTGTTCTTTTTGAAATGGTACATTTGCCAATGCACACGGTACAAGCATTATATGAAGATTTGGTCCGCATGATATTAGATTGGTAAGTATAAGTTCCCGTGTAAAATTACCAATATGCCACATATCTATCCCACTTCCGTCGCCTGTTATTTTAATTGCAAATTTGCAACACCTAATTCTCT
Protein-coding sequences here:
- the LOC113696994 gene encoding protein EARLY RESPONSIVE TO DEHYDRATION 15-like — encoded protein: MALVSGGRSTLNPNAPLYIPACMRQVEDFSQEWWNLVTTSTWFRDYWLSQNHVEDFFGSEDDGYDYEDTDVVDLLPDNIDLGMDEDDLTMEAQFEEFLRSSETGQGYMSVFSADKGMPANGFSSDSGALIKNFKLSMEKGSRSPAEQAKFLEKPAKFISPKCSPRRIQQPR
- the LOC113697306 gene encoding GTP-binding protein BRASSINAZOLE INSENSITIVE PALE GREEN 2, chloroplastic-like isoform X1, encoding MAAVLPYAPPLYSAVCNFNVKLYVKNSICSNGFARPRFVTGLSKKSSRSSCEIRCSQSTTIKKTQKDSGKGHRKGEGRLILSEGRDQDESYEPICPGCGVFMQDKDPNLPGFYKKKKVELSEVIGDEDEEDSGGLMDDEFDDFDEEDEEFEDGIEGQLEGSDDGVEGRFQGADGVDWDLEELENEFEKEDDELKELDGFGPAGVGYGNITEEVVEKGKKIKLSKAERKRMNREARKDKEEVTVCARCHSLRNYGQVKNQVAENLIPDFDFDRLVTTRLIKPTGVADATVVVMVVDCVDFDGSFPKRAAKSLFKALEGSRDGFKSNKKLVLVATKVDLLPSQISPARLDRWVRHRAKANGAPKLSGVYLVSARKDLGVRNLLAFIKELAGPRGNVWVIGAQNAGKSTLINSFARKGGVKVTKLTEAAVPGTTLGILRIGGILSAKAKMYDTPGLLHPYLMSMRLNREEQKMVEIRKELQPRSYRIKAGQTVHVGALARLDLIQSSVETIYVTVWASANVSLHLGKTENADEIKIKHGGVRLQPPIGEVGVPQLGKWVRKEVKVSGTSWDVNSIDIAVAGLGWFSLGLKGEANLTLWTYDGIEITLREPLVLDRAPFLERPGFWLPKAISDAVGNQTKLEAHVRKEHQETSITCD
- the LOC113697306 gene encoding GTP-binding protein BRASSINAZOLE INSENSITIVE PALE GREEN 2, chloroplastic-like isoform X2, translating into MAAVLPYAPPLYSAVCNFNVKLYVKNSICSNGFARPRFVTGLSKKSSRSSCEIRCSQSTTIKKTQKDSGKGHRKGEGRLILSEGRDQDESYEPICPGCGVFMQDKDPNLPGFYKKKKVELSEVIGDEDEEDSGGLMDDEFDDFDEEDEEFEDGIEGQLEGSDDGVEGRFQGADGVDWDLEELENEFEKEDDELKELDGFGPAGVGYGNITEEVVEKGKKIKLSKAERKRMNREARKDKEEVTVCARCHSLRNYGQVKNQVAENLIPDFDFDRLVTTRLIKPTGVADATVVVMVVDCVDFDGSFPKRAAKSLFKALEGSRDGFKSNKKLVLVATKVDLLPSQISPARLDRWVRHRAKANGAPKLSGVYLVSARKDLGVRNLLAFIKELAGPRGNVWVIGAQNAGKSTLINSFARKGGVKVTKLTEAAVPGTTLGILRIGGILSAKAKMYDTPGLLHPYLMSMRLNREEQKMVEIRKELQPRSYRIKAGQTVHVGALARLDLIQSSVETIYVTVWASANVSLHLGKTENADEIKIKHGGVRLQRFLFYFKDIASSNAKFKMFYNACQYFQC